A single Dreissena polymorpha isolate Duluth1 chromosome 14, UMN_Dpol_1.0, whole genome shotgun sequence DNA region contains:
- the LOC127857157 gene encoding uncharacterized protein LOC127857157 translates to MAVALVSLETKDFDTFVEYFCITCKNKNTKTEAKAYCKKCDSCFCDQCVNLHSQLFQHHITNGPKEMEKWPVAMATQEFLEICEVHKEETLKLFCEDHSQVCCNTCILLSHRQCSKVTLIADTTLSATDHQQLSANINTILDQLMKLQTNWESNMKSLQVSYEERLKEVRNLRERINDTLDKLEKTTLKELDEVKASWNASFNFDVDACSRLRTKLTCLNDALQETGKKNAELAFIAYQKSTELFKQVEKYLNNNFVQTEVSLKLISYNDIEAYLSNLFVLGQTINVQKEPNIQESPDEAISVAMTSLASVKIPSDHTNCDIRGICSLSNGQILVTDNQNKRLKLLDLLYKVVSDCDMSGTPWNICLITPCHVAVTVDSCIQFFSVNSGQLVKGRRLQLPHPCRGVSHHQEDLYVTSRTALYKYTLTGTLVNMMYEDTSGVDAVWNCEVSPSGDRIYVTNYNRSMLLTLARDGTVISNFTDTELKNPRGVHLTPAGQVLVCGQSSNTVIQVDREGKKKIATLATQKDGLQSPHTVFYNRKSGSVIIGQYNDENIRVFNIK, encoded by the exons ATGGCAGTCGCTTTAGTGTCTTTGGAGACCAAGGATTTTGATACATTTGTAGAATATTTTTGCATAACTTGTAAGAATAAAAACACTAAGACTGAGGCAAAAGCTTATTGTAAAAAGTGTGACTCTTGCTTTTGTGACCAATGCGTAAATCTGCATAGTCAGTTGTTTCAACACCATATCACTAATGGGCCTAAAGAAATGGAGAAGTGGCCAGTTGCCATGGCTACACAGGAATTTCTGGAGATCTGTGAAGTTCATAAAGAAGAGACACTGAAACTGTTTTGTGAGGACCACAGCCAAGTGTGCTGCAACACTTGCATTCTGCTGAGTCATCG ACAGTGTTCAAAGGTTACCTTGATTGCTGACACCACTCTGTCTGCAACAGACCATCAGCAGCTGTCAGCCAATATTAACACCATTCTGGATCAACTTATGAAGCTGCAAACAAACTGGGAGAGCAACATGAAGTCACTGCAAGTGTCATATGAAGAGAGGCTTAAAGAGGTGAGAAATTTGAGAGAGAGAATAAATGACACCTTAGATAAGCTGGAGAAGACCACACTGAAGGAACTGGACGAAGTGAAAGCCAGCTGGAATGCCTCCTTCAATTTTGATGTTGATGCATGCTCAAGACTTCGTACTAAGCTGACATGTCTCAATGATGCATTACAGGAAACTGGCAAAAAGAATGCAGAGCTGGCATTCATAGCTTATCAAAAGAGTACAGAGCTGTTTAAACAAGTAGAAAAATACCTGAACAACAATTTTGTACAAACAGAAGTTTCCTTAAAATTGATTTCTTACAATGACATTGAAGCGTATTTATCCAACCTTTTCGTTCTTGGTCAAACCATAAATGTTCAGAAAGAACCGAATATACAGGAAAGTCCAGACGAGGCAATCTCAGTTGCAATGACTTCTTTAGCTAGTGTGAAAATACCGAGCGATCATACCAACTGTGATATAAGGGGCATTTGTAGTCTTTCCAATGGTCAGATACTTGTTACAGACAATCAAAACAAGAGACTGAAGCTGTTGGATCTGCTGTACAAGGTGGTCAGTGATTGTGATATGTCTGGCACTCCATGGAACATATGTTTGATCACCCCCTGTCATGTAGCAGTTACTGTGGACAGTTGTATACAGTTTTTCTCAGTGAACAGTGGACAGCTGGTGAAGGGTAGGAGGTTACAGCTACCACATCCCTGTAGAGGAGTTTCCCATCACCAGGAGGACCTGTATGTAACCTCCCGTACTGCTCTGTACAAGTACACTCTCACTGGCACACTGGTGAACATGATGTATGAGGATACATCTGGTGTTGATGCAG TCTGGAATTGTGAAGTGAGTCCCAGTGGTGACAGGATCTATGTTACAAACTATAACCGTAGCATGCTCCTCACCCTAGCCAGGGATGGGACTGTTATCTCCAACTTCACTGACACAGAACTTAAAAACCCACGGGGAGTTCACTTGACGCCTGCAGGACAGGTGCTTGTTTGTGGTCAATCATCAAACACTGTCATACAGGTGGATAGAGAGGGCAAAAAGAAGATTGCTACACTGGCTACACAGAAGGATGGACTTCAATCCCCTCATACAGTTTTCTATAACCGAAAATCTGGCTCTGTCATTATTGGACAATACAATGATGAGAATATCCgtgtgtttaatattaaatga